GGGCAATTAAATTTCCTCAGTCTAATGACCCCAAGAGAGTGAATGCACGTATAGCTGCTCGAACCCAAGACGTCAGAGTTTTACTGCTCGTCATAGAATTCGCCGACCAATACACCACACTCCTTGGTGTTATTAACTTTGCAATTTATGCATTGGATAAGAAATAAATTTCTATAATGTTGGCACCTAGAAGCATAGTTATTAAACCCAGACCGGCGATTGACCCGGTCTATGAGTTAGGTCACTAGTTCAACCAATGGGTCAACGATTGAACcacaagataaaataaaaatatttttatatatatatatatatatatataagtttgagaaatcataacataaatatataaattaacaaataaTATTCACAAGCAAAATAAACCAATGTTATAAGATTGCAACAaagtttttgctaaataaaattttattacaggtctttaaattctaaatattgaaaaaaaaaaaaaaaaaaaagcaaatctCAAACTacataaacaaaagaagagaaaaaaatgttaaagacTTAAACTTAtatcaacaaacaaataaaacacaaaaaaaaaggtaaagaaaagaagagaaaataaggtTTAAACAATAAAACTATATAACATATACTCATATACTCATATCTATGTGCTAATTAGCTACATGAAACTAAAAAGTGATTTGTTCATAGCAGAAAATTGATGCACAGTTGCAAATTTGGGGAAATGAAATTGTGAAAAGTGATGGATAGAGTAGTGTGAATCGACAAAGAAGTGATAGAATGgtgcattttttatatttcttaagtTTTCCCTTATTTAAATTGCCATATTATCACACATTATTaaacaataaagaaattaaTGGGATGGACCTATTAATGTAATTTTGCACAATTCACAAACCCAGTCGGGTCATTAAAACCCAGCTAGGTcacatggtttgcttaaaaccTGTCAGATTTTACCTGTTTTGACTAGGTCTTGTGCACATCCAATCCAATTAATGACCCAGACCAGTCTATGTGCTGGGTCACCGGTTACTGGTCTGACCGGTCAGGCCGGGTTGGGTTTAATAACACTGCCTAGAAGCAAATCAAGCCCCGACAACATTCCCATAGGAGTTAATGACAACTTGGTGAGATAGTGTGTATGCAAGAGATAGGATGACGGTCCATCTCTCTCATGGTGCATCTTGGGGTGTGTCGCTTACACTATTTGTGCTCGCAATGCTTTTGAGTGTATAGAATCAAGTTGATGGAGTCCAAATCTGCCATTTTAGAAGGAAAACAATGCCATGCAGCTCACACCACTAATCACTTGACCATCAAACTCCCTAACTTTACAATTGCCTCAAAGGTTGTTCAGTGGTGCCAAGCAATGTATGATGATTTTTAACCTTACAAAAGCAAGTTACTTGGAATCTTGTTCCTCTTCCTTCAGGTAAAAACATTGTGGGCTGTAAGTGGGTATAAAAGCTTAAAACACAATCCTGATGGTAGCATTACTCACTAAATACTGAGATTAGTGGCTAAAATATACTCACTTTGACAAGACTTTTAGTCCCATTATCAAGGCCACCATAGTTCAGAAAATCCTTTCTATTGCTGTCCAACATCACTGGCCCCTTGGCCAATTACCCATTAGCGATGCCTTTCTCCATGGCTAGCTTAAAGAATAAGTCTACATGATACAGTCACCTGGTTTTGATGATCCAAGCAAACCTCATCATGAGTGTCACCTCGATACATCTCTCCATTGGCTTGAAAAAGCTCCTTGAGCTTGCTTAGAGCGCTTCCCCACACACCTTCATTCTCTTATTTTTCAGCCCTTTGCTACCAATCCTTCTCTTTcatttataaaacctcctccgcCACTTTACTCCTCCTAAATTGATAACATTTTCATCATTAGTAATACTCCTTTCCTCCTTAATTCAGAAACTTGTGGCTGTATTTTAGCTTAAAGACCTTGGGCCCTTGCACTATTATTTCCTTGGCCTTCAAATCCAGTATACTCCCACTGGTCTCTATCTCAACCACCAAAATATACCGAGGACCTCCtcaaaccaatatatatatatatatatatatatttatttatatttatatgtatgtatgtatataaacCTTGCTCTAGCCCTACTTCTCCATCCCATCATCTCTGTAAAATAGCTAGCAGCTCTCTTGCTGATCCTACCGTGAAGTATTGTTGGCTCTCTCCATTACCTCAACTTTACAAGCCTTGATTTTGGTTTTACTGTTGACATTGTCTGTCAATTTATGCAGAACCCTACCGACCTTCATTACACAGCAGCAAAGCATATTTTATGCTATCTCAAGGGTTCATTAAATCATTGTATCTTCTTTCAACCCGGATCACTTGAATCAATCAGCATACAGCGATGCTGAAAGGTTTGGACCCATCAGACTATCAATCTACTGCTGGCTACAGTATTTTTCTTGGCTCTAAGCCAATCACCTGGATTGCCAAGAAGCAGGCAACTGTATCTCAATCATCCACTGAGGGTAAGTATAGATCCTGAGCCTCTTGTACTGCAGAACTGTAGGGCCTTCGTATGATTTGTCATTATTCAGGAGTCTTTGCTCTTATTGCCCCTCGTATCTAGTGTGATGATAAATCAATCCTTGCCTTTGCTTCTAACCCCATGTTCCACACTTGAACAAGACATATATTAGTAGATTTCCATTTTGTCCGCAAACGTGCATTACGAAAGGATTTGGAAGTCAAGTTCATATCGAGCAATGATTAGtgagctgatttttttttttccaagccCTTATTCTCTTCAAGACAAACTGATGCTCATCTCCCTGCCCGTCAGTTTGAGGAGGCATGTTGAGGATACTGGTGCAATGgcaactcaagaatcaagatacTGGTGCAATTACAAAACCATCAAGTGAAGAAGCAATTAAACTAAAACAGTTAGGCAAAACTGAATTAGGTAAAACAATTTTCTAatagttgtaacttgtaacaaATTACCTGCAGCCTAACTGTTGGTAGTTTGAGAGGCATTAATCGCGTGAAATTAATCATTTAGAGACATTGATCTCAAGTGTAATAATCAGCACCACAAGCAGACTgaattatttcttctttaatatataataaaacagTAATGATAGGCAGAGTTTCatccctttgttttttttttttttttgggggggtggcaGGGGTGGGGTGTGGGGAGGGGGAGTGGGGGGAAGTATTCAGCCAACCCCTATTACAGGGATGGTGAGACTTTCAGCAAGATGCTCCAAAGGGGCATCACAAATGCTAAGTATGCAATTTCCCAATATCAAGACAAAAAACCCTGCTCTTCAAAGACATAGTGTACTTGATTTTACTAGTAATCATTTTTCACTTctctaataagtaataactaatGATCATTATTACTTGTGAATAAATcgttcttttttcttaatttggaAAAGCCAAAAACGATAAAAAGCATACAATGATGCTGATTCTGGCCCTGCCATTGTTACATACAATCATATCAAGGGATCCTAAGTGGATGATATTTCTACAAAAAGCTCCAAAGACCAAAGATCATTGACAATCAAAAGCTCCAATCTATAGAAGGCTTGGTACATTTTGTTTCTCTCCAATACTAACAGTTATTAAAGGCTGACCTGACAAATATGCAGAGAAAATACAGTGAAGCACAATGATTACCTTTACCACATCTCCCCAATTTTTTTACGCTTCATTAAACATAGACTTTAGGTTTGATGACGAAAGTTGTTAAGCTATTAGCTTCAATTAACTAACATTTGGAACAATAATTTGGTAGCTAAGAACTTTGGATAATCTTACCATAGATCTAGAAATCTTTGATAATGcatttatcaattaaaatgCCGCAACAACTTGCTACATCATGTCTTTGATGGTTCATTTATATGACGAAGGTCTCATATGAGCTAAAAAATTGACTAGCATAATGGTTCAGTTTATACATGTTTTGGAATAAAAACATGTACATGAAAAGCACTAGAAGTTTAGGAAAGATGTGCTAATTTCTTTCAAGGTTGATAACTGCAATTAAGTAATTCTTTTGCCACGAATAATATGTGAAATAAATGTTAACAGTTTGGCTATTATTAAATCACATAGTTAAGAATTTCCATTGAGTACCTAAAGCAATTATTCTAAAAGAATacatatattcttctttttgatAGGCCTACTCACCTTTGTTTATACCATAAGATAAACCCCCTTCACACTCTAATGACCAAGAATACATATATTCTTCTTTTCAGTAAGCCTACACACTAATGTTTATACCATAAGATAAACCCCCTTCGCACTCTAATGACCAAGAATACATATATTCTTCTTTTCAGTAAGCCTACACACTAATGTTTATTCCATAAGATAAACCCCCTTCACACTCTAATGACCAAGAATACATATATTCTTCTTTTCAGTAAGCCTACACACTTATGTTTATACCATAAGATAAACCCCCTTCACACTCTAATGACCAGGGTCAAAGCGGGGCACTTCGCTGCTTCAACCGATAATTTGGCCCAAAggttatcaatatatatatatatatatatatattgtcaggAAGCAATTAAATCTGATTGTAAGGGGTTTACCCGGAGAAATTATGTAACTCATGCCAAGCCAGATTCACAAGGCAATAAGCAAAGTCAAAAAGTGTTTCTTCTCTTCTCATCCAAAAGGTTGCTTAACAACCctttttttcatatttcttgGTGATTAGTAAGTTATATTTGAACCAAGTTACCCCAACCCAACCCTACCCTTTATCATTTCATTCATTTGATACAAAGCCCAAGCAAAATGCAGATATAATTACCAACTTACAAAAGAATATGCAAAGAACTGATCTTAATTCTCTCTATCACTTCTTCACTAGAATGTATAAAACAACACGGCTGCTGCAGTAATCTGGATGCCACTGTGTCTGATCCACACGCCCAACTATGAAATACTTCATTGCAACTTCTAGAAAGTATTCGAGGATAGTATCTGCAACAGGAAGAAGTATTGAGACAATAATCATAACAGAAAGAAGAAACAACAGAATTCTTACCATTTCGAAGTTCACCAGCCAAAAAGATCGTTGTTTCAGATCCAGAGAGTTGCAGTAAAGTAGCCACCAAATCCGTCACTGCTTCTTCATTATAGATTACATCAGAACCAagcactgaaaaaaaaaaaaaaaacttgtcacAAAAAAGGGCAgttttaaaaagataataattgAAAAGGTCAAATAAAACAAAGGGGTAATTATGCTCCCCTCTCTTGAGGTTTGGAAAAATGACACTCCACCCCAAACctgaaagggaaaaaacactCCCCTTcattaagattttaaaaaataacacttCCCCCCTTTTTGTTTACATTAGTAATaacatattctaaatttttataaaaatctctttacaaaaatttaaccattgtgagtaaaaaaaatctgataagtttagaataaaaatgcaaaatttatcaaacaccaaaacactTGCAGTGGAAAATCTCTCTATAACCTGTTgaaaaaaatggggaaaaaaaaagagaaaaaagcaaaattcacacttaatattttaaaatacactttaatttaaaaattttaaacattgaattttaattatgaaataagataattttggaAACCTGCCCTTAAGCAAATAACAAGTtagtacacaatatttttaatattaatttaacaaaatttggtcAATTCAATGACAAGGGGGAAAgtgttttttcccttcaagtttGGGTTGGAGTGTCATTTTCCCAAACCTCAAGGAAGGGGAGAAGAGTGTAATTACCCCTAAAACAAAATATGGATGAGTATCAAATTATAAGAAAGCGGGTAGCACAGAAAAGATTTCACTACAATGAAGAGTAAGACAACCAAAAAAAGTCATTATAGCTTATATATTCTTAAAGCTGCCCATCCcactaatgaaattttcaggGCAGCACCTAAAACAGATGCTTCAGACAGATATATGATTTTTCATACTGATGCTCACAATAACTGtgtattctcaaaataaaaccTTGGCTGAAGACGCCTGACTATTTACTTCATAACACTAAATCTAGGCAATATCTTATCTCTAAAATCAGAAGTAATATTTGAGTCTCCTACTCCTACATATGCCCAAAAACCAGCCAACTAAAGTAATGAAATATCTTTTGTTTATAACCTAAGAAGAGATGAAAcagtaatttttgaaaaaataggacaCAACCCAATTAAGATGtaacaaaaaatgaatgaatgaataaataaataaatatatttggtTAGCTAAATTTCATCTATTTATATTATAGGcaaatttcatgttaatttacaactatggaaaaaaagaaatgaaaaatcaaagaaaaactacCTACCATAATCAGGTAGAGGGTGAAGTAGATCCTTGTGAGGATGATGATCACCCCATACAAGTTCCATAACAGTAGCAGAACCCCTGAGATGGGCTTGTCCCTGTCCCAAATTGACCTCAACATTCTTCCTCAATAACTTAAGTCTATCAAACAAATCAGTAAGAAAAACTTGATGAGCACCTAAAAGAGCAGCAACACAGCCAACTAAGCCACAACCAGAACCCAATTCAACAACCTTCTTGGCTTGAAAAACAAGCAATCCGGAGTCCACAGCATGCTCAAGAAACTTAGCAAGTACAACACCACTGTCCCACATGACGGCTCCAGTGACACCAGGCTTGGTTAGAGAAGATGGAGACTGGAGAATGGAGAGAGCGTGGCCACAAGCGTCGAGGCGAAGTTGGAGAGAGGTTTGGGAGACGAATGCGTTTTGTTTTGAGAGTGTGGGCTGTTGGATTCCCCAAAGCAACATCGTTTCCTCCGCAGCCGAGTCTTCCCCAACCATTAACACTCTCACCTTCTCTCCGTAACATCCTATTTTCCTCACCATTACCtcttcttctgatgatgatgatttatCTTCGGTGGCCGCCATCACTCACTGGGGTTTTTTCTCGTTCAAAATGGAATTGGGATTAgggattatttttagaaatctaTTAAGATTGGGATTACACAAACTTGGCAAAAATTGGCAAATAACACCAATCCCCAAGCAATATAGTTAGTTACGGCAAATTTTGGTATTAAGactgtttttagaaatttttttttataaatagaatGCCCGTTAAACTATTTAGCTAATTGGACTGattttggaactcaagtttgccaaactcgactttggaCTGGAAAGCAAATattatagtggcatttttttaGTGCCTATAGCAGTGTTTATAtaaaacgccattatagggtACATATAGCGGCGTTTGTCACGCCACTATAGTTTGAATTTTGGGCCGGAactcgagtttggcaaactcgagttccaaaatcagtccaactaactaaatagtttgaCGCGCATActattcacaaattttttttctaaaaacagTCTAAATACCAAATTTTCCCAGTTAGTTGCTCATGTTTCTAAACTATATGCTAAACTAGTatctcgagtctaagagactcggATTAGCCTAAAAACTCGAGTCTCAAAGGCTCAATTTTCGTGTTTTGATGAACATGACGTGATTTTTATATCCATGTGGAATCCACCTAGAACTCAAACCTTAGGGGCTTGAGTTCCATATCGACCCTTAGAGGCTCAATTTTCGTGTTTTGAGAATGTCGTGGTTTATCCACGTGGAATCTACCTAAAACTCGACCCTTAAAGGCTTGATTTCTTAAAAGCAAAATTGAGCCTTTGAGGCTTGATTTGCAAAGTGTGGTGGATATTAATCCACTTGGTTTCGATGGGTCCTTATTTCCACATAAAGGTCATTTAGACCCCAGATCTTTCTTTGTTGTGGGTTTCTCAGGCAATGAATAATGTAGAAAACCTCTCTTCATTCTTgtactctctcactctctcatacAATCCTAACACTCACAGCTCATAAATCCACATGTCAAGTAAGGGTATTTGCACTTTAGAACTTCTACcaatttcattgatttattgAGTGAGGTTTTTAAGATATTATTGTAAATATTGTTTGTATGTATCTAGTTGTTAGTGTATATATTTGCtagatttttataaaaactaaaaattatttaagatttatttgtATTGTTAGGTTT
The Quercus lobata isolate SW786 chromosome 10, ValleyOak3.0 Primary Assembly, whole genome shotgun sequence DNA segment above includes these coding regions:
- the LOC115962988 gene encoding protein-lysine methyltransferase METTL21D isoform X2; this encodes MLWTPDCLFFKPRRLKLLRKNVEVNLGQGQAHLRGSATVMELVWGDHHPHKDLLHPLPDYVLGSDVIYNEEAVTDLVATLLQLSGSETTIFLAGELRNDTILEYFLEVAMKYFIVGRVDQTQWHPDYCSSRVVLYILVKK
- the LOC115962988 gene encoding protein N-lysine methyltransferase METTL21A isoform X1; the protein is MAATEDKSSSSEEEVMVRKIGCYGEKVRVLMVGEDSAAEETMLLWGIQQPTLSKQNAFVSQTSLQLRLDACGHALSILQSPSSLTKPGVTGAVMWDSGVVLAKFLEHAVDSGLLVFQAKKVVELGSGCGLVGCVAALLGAHQVFLTDLFDRLKLLRKNVEVNLGQGQAHLRGSATVMELVWGDHHPHKDLLHPLPDYVLGSDVIYNEEAVTDLVATLLQLSGSETTIFLAGELRNDTILEYFLEVAMKYFIVGRVDQTQWHPDYCSSRVVLYILVKK